The Acanthochromis polyacanthus isolate Apoly-LR-REF ecotype Palm Island chromosome 2, KAUST_Apoly_ChrSc, whole genome shotgun sequence genome contains a region encoding:
- the gnpnat1 gene encoding glucosamine 6-phosphate N-acetyltransferase, translated as MLLDETPLFEPSLLQELDWSSNTVSFSPPISPSNPGEGLVLRPLCMADFNRGFFKVLSQLTQTGDVTPEQFAKKFEHMKKTGDYYVIVVEDTNLGQIVATATLITEHKFIHSCAKRGRVEEVVVSDVCRGKQLGKLLVSTLTLLCKKLNCYKITLECAPKNVAFYQKFSYNASDEAYMQCRFFE; from the exons ATGCTGCTGGACGAGACTCCACTTTTTGAGCCCTCTCTGCTTCAGGAGCTGGACTGGAGTAGCAACACAGTCTCCTTCTCTCCACCCATCTCCCCGTCCAATCCAGGGGAAGGCCTGGTGCTCAGGCCGCTCTGTATGGCAGATTTCAATAGAG GATTCTTCAAGGTTTTATCTCAACTCACCCAGACAGGCGATGTCACACCAGAGCAGTTTGCAA AAAAGTTTGAGCATATGAAGAAAACTGGAGACTACTACGTCATTGTGGTGGAAGATACAAATCTGGGACAGATTGTTGCCACGGCAACATTGATCACTGAACACAAATTCATTCACTCATGTGCAAAG agAGGCCGGGTGGAGGAGGTAGTAGTCAGTGATGTGTGCAGAGGGAAGCAGCTGGGAAAACT GTTAGTCTCAACTCTCACTCTGCTCTGCAAAAAATTGAACTGCTATAAAATCACTCTGGAATGTGCACCTAAAAACGTGGCTTTCTACCAAAAGTTCAGCTACAACGCTTCAGACGAGGCTTACATGCAGTGTCGATTTTTCGAATGA
- the styx gene encoding serine/threonine/tyrosine-interacting protein: MDEDNKLQFPSLPATKEDLLDWAYPMRREMQEILPGLFLGPYSAAMKSKLPILQRHGVTHIVCVRQDIEANFIKPNFPHTFRYLVLDIADNPVENIIRFFPMTKEFIDSCLATEGKVLVHGNAGISRSAALVIAYLMETFGMKYRDAFSHVQERRFCINPNVGFVHQLQEYEAIYLAKLTIKMMSPMQLGRSFSLPAGMPGSRKRSLEEDEDFGAMQVTAAQNG; this comes from the exons ATGGACGAGGACAACAAACTCCAGTTCCCGTCTCTGCCCGCGACCAAGGAAGACCTTCTG GACTGGGCTTATCCAATGAGACGAGAAATGCAG GAGATATTGCCCGGACTGTTTTTAGGTCCCTACTCTGCTGCAATGAAAAGCAAG CTGCCAATTCTTCAGAGACATGGCGTAACGCATATCGTGTGTGTTCGCCAAGACATTGAAGCCAATTTTATCAAACCCAACTTCCCTCATACATTTAG ATACCTTGTGTTAGATATTGCTGACAATCCAGTGGAGAATATAATCCGCTTTTTTCCTATG ACTAAAGAATTTATTGATAGCTGTTTAGCGACAGAAG GAAAGGTACTGGTTCATGGTAATGCAGGGATATCAAGAAG TGCTGCCTTAGTGATTGCATACCTTATGGAAACGTTTGGGATGAAATACAG GGATGCATTCAGCCACGTCCAGGAGAGGAGGTTCTGCATCAACCCCAATGTGGGCTTCGTGCATCAGCTACAG GAATATGAAGCAATCTACCTAGCCAAATTGACCATTAAAATGATGTCACCGATGCAGTTGGGCAGGTCGTTTTCTCTACCAGCTGGGATGCCAG GGAGCCGTAAACGCAGCctggaggaagatgaagatttTGGAGCAATGCAGGTCACAGCAGCGCAGAATGGATGA